Genomic segment of Arachis hypogaea cultivar Tifrunner chromosome 11, arahy.Tifrunner.gnm2.J5K5, whole genome shotgun sequence:
TTGATATGGAAGGCATATGTGTTATTATATGTTTCCATGGTCAACCACTTATGGCAAAACTCCTTCGGTCTCTTACCAACCCTTGCCAATGCAGCACAAGCATGCACACATGGCATCCCTAAACATCATTAACACAACAACAAATACAACTACAATAAGCCAACAACAAAGTAGGATAATAATAAGATTAAAACaaagaattttaaaaacattACCACTCAATTGCCAGAAACCACATGTGCAGAGCTTTTTTCCCAAGTTCACAACCATGTTGGTTGGCCAGCCATGAACTTCGAACTTCTCATAGTCTACGTCACCAGACCACATCGGGACCAAACTTTTTTATTCTTTCCTTATCTTTTCTAACCTGCTACGCTGTATAGGAGGTAGTATTCCAATGTTTGAATTAAGCTTGACCTTGTTCCTAGTTATCGACCTCATTGCATACATTCTGACTTCTTCTAAGAGTGTGATAATAGGCTTAGCTCTAGCATCTTTGATCCTAGAGTTGAAGACTTCACATGCATTATTGCAGATGTTGTCTATTTTAGGTGCATTACTGAAGAATGCCTGACTCCAAGAGTTAGGCTTCCTTATTAACCCTCTCAATCTTTTTGATAATTTCAAGGAATCCATCTTGGCTAGTACACTTTGCACAATCCCACAGTAGCCCTCTAAGCTGGAGATCCTTCAATTACTTATTGAAGTTCTTCCACAAATGCCAAACACAGAATCTGTGATGGACATCTAGAAAAACCTCCTTAACTACATTTATAAGGCCCTGTTTGAGGTAACAAATAGTTGTCAGACACTTGTTATAAGTGACACCAAAATAGTCCCTGCACTTTTATAAGTGACATCAGTGTGATCCCTAGGCAATCACTGAAACTAGCCAAAACATAACTGTTACACACAAACAGAACATTATGCAGCATGTATAAACAGCAGCCCAGCAGCCTATAAACAACATGTTCAAGAACCAATAAGTAACAACTAATAAGTAACAATAGATTCACACTTAATAAGTAACAACTAATAAGTAACAACCAATAAGTGACAACTAATAGCTTCTCACTTAATAAGTAACAACTAATAAGGGAAACAATATACTAATCACAAGTGACACTTAATAAAGACAACAAATATTGCATACCTTCTGCATATCTGAGATAAAACACAGCTTGTTCTTCTTATAATCCCCCAAGTCTTGATGAAGTAATTCCAAGAATCACCTCCAGTTTTTAGTGTTCTCAACAGGGACAATTGCATAGGCAATCACATATATATGGTTGTTTACATCTTGGCCAATAGCAGACAGGATCTGACCACCATGCCGGGTCTTCAGAAAAGCTCCATCCAAGCCTATGAGGGGTCTGCAACTAGCTAGAAATCCTTTTTTATATGCCTCCAAACAAATGTACATCTTCTCAAATATTAGATCATCATCAGGGTTGGGCTGAGGTATAACACCAACTGTGACAGTGGAGCCTGGATTGCTCTTCAGCACTGTCAGCCCATAATTCTTCACCATGCTATATTGGGCAGCAACATCACCGTACACAATAGATCTAGCATCTCCTAAGGCCCTGATCAGTGAAGACTTGTTTAGATCCAAATCACATTTTGTCTTAAAATATTGTGCAGCTTCGGAGTGTCTCAGATTCGGATATTTTTTTAGCTTCTTCACCAATTTGCAGGCTAGCCACTTCCTATTAGCTAGTCTATTTTTGGTCTCTCTTGCATATGTGTGGTCATCCATGAACGTCTTGATCTACCAGCAATTGTTCTCAGTATTATGAGAAGCATACACAAGCCAGCCACAACTCTCATCCTTACACACAGCTCTCATCCTCATGTTATCGTTCTTCTTAAACCAAATCCTTCTACCCTCTTGTATACAATATTCACGCACAGCCTCTTTGAACTCCATCTTTGTAGTGAATGTCATTCCAACCTCAAGCCTAAGCTCTCCAAACCTCCCTCCTTCTCTGAACGCAGGGAAGACCTCATCTGAATCAATTTCCTCCAACTCATCCTTAGAGTTCTGAGGAGTCTTCATTTCTTCTGAGTACCATGAGTCTCCACCATCAGAATCATTATAAGCTTCATCTTGCACATCATGATAAGGAGCAACTGACTCTCCAAACTTAGGAATCGGTCCAAAAATAATTTCATCATCCTCAGAATATGACTCTGCACAAACAGGACCATCATCTTCAACCAAAACAACCTTCTTTAGTTTTGTAAGTTTCTTGTCTGTCCTAGTTCTCAGTTTCACATTAGTCTTTGCTGCTGATCTATCCACAGACAAGTCTTCTTCACTGGACACCTCATCACCACCAGGCCGATATAGTTCATCCTCTGCACTAGCATCACTGTCATGACTGTCTGAGGATTCATCTGAGCTAGACAAAGCAACAAAGGCTGTTTTGGGCAGTTTTTCCTTACCAATTGTTCTTGCAATATTTCCAGTAGCAGCAGCTCTTGTCAGTGGCCTCCTTCCATATGCTACTGCTATTTTTACATTATTAGAGCCTCTCTTTGGTACAGCCTTCTTGGTTTTTTCACTTTGGACCATGGTTTAGAAATTGCAGTGGGTTGGACCATTTTTTTTGTGGGATTTTGGACTTGGTTTTACTGGGTTGGGCCATTATTTTTAGTGATGGATTGGCTTAGATCCAAGAGTTGCAGTGGGTTGAGGGGGGGGGGGATTTTTTCTAGTATGTTTCGGTTACCAGCAGAAACTGAAGAAGGTGGCTCCTTTGGTTTTGCTGTATTAGTAGGCTTTTTTGGTTCAAAAGTTGGAGTACATGGTGTTGTGGTAGGAATTTGGTTCGGTTGTGGCATTGGTGGTGGGGTTTGGGGTGGAAAAAATGGTTGGTATCACCATAAGCTCTTTGCCTTTAGATGCCACTGGTTCTGCTTCATCACTATACACAGGTTCAGATACTCCATGTTCGTAGTACACATGAATAACCCCCTTGTTCTCCTGACCAAGGTAACACATCTCCATGAGCTCCTTATCATCTGTTATTGCTCTTAAATCAGTTTGCAAAGGCCTATTAGGCACCAGCCACCAAGTTTGAGTAACTTTGTCATACCCAATATTCTTGTGATAGTCTCGGACAAAAAATATATCCAGTGTGTCAGTATCAACGTCTGACAACTCACAAATCTCTCCACCGTTGTAAGACATTCTTCCATCAGCCTCTGTGATAAATGACCCTCCATGGTGAAATATGATGGTAATCAATTGATCACCCATctgcaattaaaaaaaaattcattgatcAGAGTCATTGTCCTCGAACACATTAACAATTTGAAAACTCCACAACTAATTGCAGTAAACCCTAACACGTAAAAAACAAGTTTCCATatcaacaaaacacaagaaacactcCAGTCTATAATTTTGTTGGCCTAACCACTAAGAAATCTAGTTCTGATCAAACCCTAGCAAAGAGCACAAGACAGAGGCGTTCATACCCACACATTACACTTTAAAAAAACGAACTGAACTTTTGTGAATATTAAATTAACAACAACATAAAAAAACTGAGAaaccatatattttttttcatttttggcttACCTGTTTCGTAGAAACCAACCTTCACAACTCTGTGTATGAGGGAGATGACGAAACCGATGCTCCAGAGCCTGAGTTTTCGACTGAAATCGGTGCGTTTAATGCAATCACAGAGACACCATTGATGAGTGTATCAGAGAAGAAGAAACCTCTGTTTCTGTTGTGTTTGTTTTGTATTTTGAGAGGGGGGAGACAATACGTTAGTGTAACATTGAGGGAGGGAGGTTTTTAccgtgaaacgacgtcgtttcatgtCATTTTGGCGCCACAGCCAATACGGCATCGTTTCTGTTATGTCCACGTGTCACGAAGGATGCCAACTCAGTTTTCCAGTAGCGTCAGATGGATAGAATGTGCCGGAAGGACAAGTCTGAGTTACGGAGTGCAACTTTAGGGATGAATATGGGTAACTTTTaagttcagggactactatgaggctcgagtgcaacttcagggaccactttgagaCTTAACTCACTACaataatatagattattttttaggattatatgtgtcaaaaaagaattaaaatttgtcaaaaaaataaattttgatactattttaactatggaaatatgttaataaaatttttgtcaaaaatagtatttttaacatataagtaattgtaaagaaagattaaattttattttgataaatattggccataaaaaataatttgttagaaaaatttgagaatatattttttgtgatacttattaaccgtcaaaaatactatttattttgacatttattgaccataaaaaattctcaacaaaaaatttcaacaaagaatgagatgagatcttaaaactgaagaataaactgagactttgaagatgaagaatgagtaaTATGATCACAAACTGATAGCAGTGTGATGCCAAAATTGACAGAGCTCAACGAAAAAGAGAAATAGTAGAGTAAGTTGAAAAtaaatgagtgtcaaaattgaaAAGCAATTTTCTACGAtcaaattattcatcaaaaaaaatataaagaatttgatatttgtaatatttgtcaaaaatatatattaatttttacacttaactataatattaaaataaacttTCTTTTCTTATAGTGACTCcagaatttattattaaaatgccACATTTTTAAACTAATTATGCAGATGCCCTCTTTTGTCATTTTAATTATGATTGTTTATAGTAATATAAGAAAGGTGTTATTTGAGTAATTAATTTCAAAAGAGTGACATTCTCATAATAAGTTTCGGAAAAAGGGGCACATTAGTAAAAAGGTAATGTATGAAACATAATTCATAACAAAGATGAGGGGAATTCAGAAACATAATTTTGCCAATGATCACTTTGCCTTTAGCAGAAGTATGGTATTATCTTACCGGCTTACCGAgttgttttttgaaaaatagttggGTATATACAATAATTATAGCTTGAGAGTTTCTAACAACATTTACCTTCAAGATTTTTGGAATATATTTAcgatataattttgataattgattctAACACTCAGATATCTATATTAGGTTTAAAGTTAATGAAATGAAAGTATATTTTATGGTCAACTTCATACttgttaaaatatttaaatagaaaaactcTCTTAACAAGTATAGTGTCTACATATAATTACAACAATAAAAAAGTCAAGtacttcaaaattaaataattaataataaattttattaatatgttaccttttttttttcccttcttaTGGAAAGTAGTCAAAGTACCATCTAGAACCAAACTCATACCCATGATGAGATGCACACTCATGACTCAACACAACACCACACCAATACTATATATAAGATTTGATCAAATTTCAATTTAATATATTGTAAAATAATTTACAATATATTCAAgttgatttatataaaaatatcttttatttgtcGATATAATTTTTCATAACAATTTTGTcatgatttattttattcaatgtTACGATTTTTATATTTAGAAAGAAAATGAACAACTTAATGAAAGTGAAGTTTAGAAAccattttaatttgataaaaaaattacttatgaGTTATTACCATTTAGGGTTATTAACAACATTTAAGCATAAATAAACATCTTCATTCCTAATAATATAATAAGATAATGAAATGAAAGGACGCAATAGTAGGTTGGAAGGAGATGTAAATTGTATTATCCATGAATAAGATAATCAAGAAGATAACATGAGGAGGGCTAATACAATAGTGAGTCACAGCATGATACAAGAGATATTACATAGTTTATAGTGACACATGCATATGGCTTAAAATCGGAAAGGGGGGAATTAAACAGTCTCTTGAATTTAATGGTAGAGGTTTCCAGGGTTTGGCATGTTCTTGCAAAGTCCGCAGATAAGTTGGGTTAGTGGCAGGTTGTACTCATCCCTCGTTGAGTTCTCAGGAGATTGGACGCTGACGTACATCTGTTGACCCAAGTAGCGGTTCTCAGCTTGCTCTGACCTCAAATTCCACATTCCACAGTTATCGAAAGTCAACATCACTGCTGCCCATGATTTTGGGAACACCTGAATGGTGTGCCTGCTCACGGCGTCAAGAAGGTTGTAGTTCTGCCTCTTCTCTGGGCTCCACTTCCCGGGTTCAATGGCAACGGCGAAGAAAGAGTATCCACCCAAGTTGTATGACTGAATGGTCTTGGTGGGGTTCTGGAAGATGATTTCGATGAAGGTACGGTAAGTGGCCCTCAAGACATTGGGTGCCAGGGTGAGGTTGTCAACGGTGACCGGAGGCACATCGGAGATGAGGTCGTACTTGAAGACCTTATCGGCGATGCCGTAGTACTCAGCGAGCTTGAGAGGAGTTTCGGTGTCCACGTGGGAAACACCGTTAATGGCATAACGGAGCTTGCCCTGAGATCTGATGACGGAGTTAGACAAAATAATGGTGCGGGTGATGTTGATGCCACCGTAGTGGTAAGATCCCTGTGGGTTAGGCCTTGCAGCGCTAGCGGTCAAGTTCCAGCGGAATGACCTGAACTGGTTCAAAGACCAAGCCCAGCCAACTGGTGCGGGTGGAAGCTCAGGGGAAGCAGGTCCCTTTCCGTTGGTGTAGCTAAGAATAGCCTTGCCGACGAGATTGTACTTGGTGAGCCTTGTGGAGGCAACCATGTAGTAGTCCTTTGGCTCCTTATCGGCGGTGACGAGGACGGTGAAGCACTGTCCGACGTGGACGTCGAGGGAGTCGTAGATGTTCTGGACGGTGTGAGAGCCTTCAGTCTCAACAAGCTTCAATGGATGACCCTGGATCCTGAAGTTGAGTGAGTCCTTGATACCAGTGTTGCAAATTCTTAGCTTGTAGGTGGCACCAGGCTTCATGGTGTACATGGGCTTGTCGCTGCCGTCATCCTTGGTGGTCTGGCCGTTGATGAGAACACCGTCGGGCCTGCCGAGGGACCTGCCGCTGTCGAGGAACTTCCTGAGGACGGTGTGGCTCTTGGTGTACCAGTCACCGATGAGAACCCAGTACTCGTCCTCGGGATCGGGGTACGGGACTGGGATCAAGAGACGGCTGAAGATCCTGTGACCACCGAAACCACCAGCTGCCCTGTGGAGAGCAGTTGATGGATAGTAGAAATATGAGCCGATCTGGTCCTTCACTTGGAACTTGTAGGTGTAGTTGGTGCCTGGAAGGATTGGGCAGTTGGTTCCAGGGGTACCGTCTTGCCATGAATTCTTCCTCAGCTGGATGCCATGCCATGTGAAGAGAAGGGGCTCGTCGAGGTAGTTAAAGACGTTGATCACAATGTTGTTGTTGCTTGTTGAGTTGATTTCAGGCCCTGGGAATTGGTTGTTGATTAGGATTCCCTGTTGTGGGATTCCCAATGGTGCTATTATGCCATACGTCACTTTCCATGTGTAGTACACGTATGGGTCTTCAGCCTGAACTGCAACACCCAACAGACAAAGCATCAAAGCCAAAACTGCCCCGCGGcccattttctcttcttttatttcccctctcttttttattcttttttattcaaGAGTAGTATAATCCCCTTTCCTTTTCTATCTCCTTCCTCACTTTATTAGTGGAAGAAGATAGATGTTCTTCTTCTGATTTCCTTTGGCCTTCCTTGCTCTCCTTTTATACCTTCTTTCCAACCCTTTTTTTAGCTATTTTCGTTTCCTTTGTGGTCTGTATGCGCCGTTTATGTCGCTCTACCTCATCTTTTAGGGTCTTGAATTAGCTTCAATTTGTTCCTATTCCTTCTCCATTTTTAGAGTTTCTCTCTTTTGGCCAGGATTTTGCGTACTGGTCAGTAGGAAAAAGTAATAGCAACGTGCTGTATTTCCTCCCTTCCAACAAATTGATTTTATTGTTGCCACTTTACTATCTATGTTATTATGTATCatgtaaatttatatatataggaTAATTATTGTTttggaaatttatttatttaatgcatCGTTAGTTATGTGTACTTGAACACTGGTCTATTATATTGCATGGATTTGATAGTATTTCTTTCAATAAGTTAATAATTATAATTGCAATTAATATAATTGTTAAGGATACATTTTTTAAGAGAGATGTTATATAACCAGCCTTCTTTTTTacgtttatattgtatttaaactaatataagctaattttcttttatttgtcaGTAAAAGTATTGATACTCAATTCTATTAcgtatttatacacaaaaaatcagttattaatattGAATACacattagaatataaaatatatattaaaaatatataaaataagacacatgcaaatttatatatgataattatttttaatatacactTAACAATTTTTGTTTACCCGTAGTATTTTccatctttaattttaaaacgttGTTATACATAATGGATCTTACTAGAAAGACAACTTGTTTGcagttaataaaatagtaaagtagtaaaaattaaaagaaaaaaacaaaaaataaaatacaactgattatttattaagaaaattagtttcaatattttttcttttaattattgccTTTAGGTATGTGCCTGTAGGTGAGAATTTACAATCAAATGTATCTCAATTCTCAACCAAAGTTCCTCTAATAAATTCATGCTAGCTACATCCAAAGTACATTCTCATAGTCTAATATCTAATCTAGATACAAATGTTTTCAacc
This window contains:
- the LOC112720309 gene encoding L-ascorbate oxidase homolog; this encodes MGRGAVLALMLCLLGVAVQAEDPYVYYTWKVTYGIIAPLGIPQQGILINNQFPGPEINSTSNNNIVINVFNYLDEPLLFTWHGIQLRKNSWQDGTPGTNCPILPGTNYTYKFQVKDQIGSYFYYPSTALHRAAGGFGGHRIFSRLLIPVPYPDPEDEYWVLIGDWYTKSHTVLRKFLDSGRSLGRPDGVLINGQTTKDDGSDKPMYTMKPGATYKLRICNTGIKDSLNFRIQGHPLKLVETEGSHTVQNIYDSLDVHVGQCFTVLVTADKEPKDYYMVASTRLTKYNLVGKAILSYTNGKGPASPELPPAPVGWAWSLNQFRSFRWNLTASAARPNPQGSYHYGGINITRTIILSNSVIRSQGKLRYAINGVSHVDTETPLKLAEYYGIADKVFKYDLISDVPPVTVDNLTLAPNVLRATYRTFIEIIFQNPTKTIQSYNLGGYSFFAVAIEPGKWSPEKRQNYNLLDAVSRHTIQVFPKSWAAVMLTFDNCGMWNLRSEQAENRYLGQQMYVSVQSPENSTRDEYNLPLTQLICGLCKNMPNPGNLYH